The DNA region CCTTGCCGGAGCAGACCATGATGCGGGTGTTGCGCCGTCCCGCGGTGGCACGGGCGCTGCGCGAGCGCGGCGAGGCGACGGCCTTGCTGGAATACAGCCGAGAGTGGATCGCGAAGTCCTCGGCGGTCGGGGCGATCACCGTGAACACCGAGGCGCGACGTGAGTTCGTGGAGGCCGGCCGGGCCTTTCTGCGACTCTGGTTGGCGGCCTCGTCGATCGGCGTCGGAGTTCATCCGGTGACGGCGTTGCTCCACGAGACGGAGATGCTCGCTTTTCCCGAAGGCGGCCTCTTTACCGAGGACGAGCGCGGCACCCTGCAAACCCATACGGGTGCGTTGCGCGACCTGCTGCTCGACGGCAATGACGCGCCGCTGGCGGTGACCTTCCGGATCGTCGCGGGTCCCGCGATGCCCGAGGTGGAGCCCGCGCCCCGCAGACCGCTGAGCCAACATCTGGAGATCGTCGGTGAGCCCGCGTGACCCAGACCATGGCGTCGCGCGCGGCAACCGCCGACATCGACATTCGTTTCGCGGAGGCCGATGACGCCGAGCAGATCGCCGAGCTCTACGACCGCGTCTATGACGGCCGGTTTCCCATCATCGATTGCGTTGACCCACAGCGGATTCGACGGATCATCGGCAGCGGTGAACATATCTGGGTAATCGGCCTCGACAAGGGCCGAGTCGTCGGGTCCAGCGTCGGAACAGCCGAACGGGACAACTCGGCGTATGAATTCGGGCGGGCGGCCGTGCTGCCCGAATACAGCGGCAACGGGCACTTCCTGAAAATATTCGCCTACACCGGGACAGCGGCGCGGGAACGGATGGACAGCGATCTCGTCTACGGCTACGCCCGTTCGGAGCGGGCGCGGATGCTGTACAGCTTCGTCGCCGATCAAATCGGCAATCCCATCGCGTGGGTGGGCACCGACGGTGGCATGCACCCGAACGGCGACATCCGTGAGGAGCATTTGATCGGCCTGACGTTCATTCGGGAACGCAACGCCATCAGAGTGCTCCCGCCGCGCCCGTTCCTCGATCCGGAATCGGCTCTGGCCCGGCACATCACCGAACTGGCCGTGGTCACAACCGAGGGCAGGTACCCGGCCGCGATCGCCGCGGGGCACGGAGCGGAATTCACCCATGTGTCCGCCCATGGGCGGGTGTCGTATTCGTTGTTCACGCACAGTCGCGCGGCGATCGTCAGTGCGGTGCAGGGTGGCAGCCCCGCCGACGTCCGGCGCGCGCTGTGGGATGTCGTCGACAGTGCGAATCGACCCGGCCACCCGGCGCGGATTCTGCACCTGACGGTGCATGTGCTGGCCGACAAGACCGATGTGATCGCCGAACTGTGCGCTCCGAGCCGCGATGGCACGGGGCGCAGGTTCACGGTCAACGGGTATCTGCCGGCGTGGCACCGGGACGGCGATGCCAGATACGACTGCGTCGTACTGACCACCAGGGTCGACGACCTGCCCCGGGATCTGCTCGGCGCCGAGGAAACCGCGGCCGAGATCTATCTGAGTCTGCCTGCCGATCTACGTTGATCCGCGCGGATCATGAAGCAACACTGAGGAATTAGAGCTGTGGATATCACTGGGACCTGGGAAATGACGGTCGAGACACCCGTGGGAACGCAGTACGGGCTGGTCGACATAACTACCAAAGCCGATGGCTCACTGGATGCTTTCGCACGCAACGCGACAACCGGCGTCGAAGTCGCGGTCCACGATCTGGTCCTGGCCGGCGACCAGTTGACATGGCGGCAGATCGTCAAGAAGCCGACCCGGCTCAATATCGGCTTCACCATGACGCTCACCGGCGAGGACGAGATGACGGGGATCGCGAAAGCCCGCATGATGCCCGGCGTCGGCAAGGTCGTCGGACGTCGGGTCCGCCGGACCGACACCACACCGGAGCACTGAGCGCCGATGCTTTCCAGAGTCGCCCGGTTCGCCACCGGATCCCCGCGCGTCGTGATCGCGGTGGCCTTGCTGATCATGATCACCTGCGGCGGGTTCGGCGCGAGCGTGCAGTCGCACCTGAAGTTCGGCGGGTTCCTCACCACGGACGCCGAATCGGCCGCGGCGGGCCGTTTCATCGATGACAATTTTCCCGGCGGGAATCCCAATCTCGTTGTGCTGGTGCACGCTGACGGCGGGGTCGACGGCGACGCGGCGCGAGCCGCAGGGCGCCGGGTGCTCGACACGCTGAGCCGGCATCGGGAAGTCGTCGGCGTGCAGTCGTACTGGACGCCGGTCAGCCCGGCCTTCACCGCGAGCTTGCGTAGTAAGGACAGCAAGAGCGCGCTCGTCCTCGGCAACATTCCCGGTGACGAAACCGCCGCGCAAATTGCCGGTGGCACAATTGAATCGGAGCTCAACGGCACCGACGAAAACGGTGTCACCGTGCATGCGGGCGGCCTGCCGGTGTCGTTCTCCGATATCTACGGCCAGACCATGCATGACACCACTCGTGCGGAGGCCATCGCGATCCCGGTGTCATTGCTGGTGCTGATCCTGGTGTTCGGCAGCCTCGTCGCGGCGTCGTTGCCACTGGCCATCGGACTGTTCGCGATGGCCGCCGCCCTGGGCATCCTACGGACGCTGACGCTGTTCACCGACATCTCGATCTACTCGATGAACATGGTCAGCATGCTCGGGCTCGCCCTGGCCATCGATTACAGCCTGCTCATCGTCAGCCGCTATCGGGAAGAACTCGGGCACGGCCTGGAGACCAGGTCCGCGATCGTGCGCTCGATTCGGACCGCGGGCCGCACGGTGGTCTTCTCGGCGTCGACCGTGGCGTGTTCGCTTGCCGCACTGGCGGTTTTCCCGCAGTACTTCCTGCGATCGTTCGCCTACGCCGGAGTCGCAGTGGTGATCGCGGCGGCCGCGGGCGCCATCGTCATCCTGCCCGCGTTGTTGATCCTGCTCGGCGATCGGGTCAACTCGCTCGATCTCCGCGTGTTACTGCTGCGCCGGGTCGGACGCGTTGTCAGCGATCCGGTGCCACCACAACAGAGCCGCTGGTACCGGGTGGTCACCGCGGTCATGAAGCGGGCGGCTCCCGTCGCCATCGTCGTCACCGCGATCCTGCTGCTGCTCGGGGCCCCGTTCCTGGGTGTACGTTTCGGCTACCCCGATGATCGGACCTTGCCCGCACAGGCCTCGGCTCGTGTCGTAGGTGACGCGCTGCGCAACGACTTCGATTCCAGGCTCGCCTCCGGCGCGGTGATCGCCGTGCCCGGATATCAAGGAAGCCAACCGGACATCGGCGCGTACGCGGCGGGACTGTCGCGAACCCCCGGAGTCGCCGCGGTGGCCTCCAGTGCCGGTATCTATGTCAACGGCTCCCAGGCATTCGTGGCGCCGCCGGGAATGGCCGGGCCCGCGGGAACTTTCCTGTCCGTGCGAACGAACGTCGACGCCTACTCGAGCGCGGGCGAGGACCAGTTGGCCGCATTGCGAGCGGTGCCCCCACCCGCACCGGTGCGGTTCGGCGGAAACACCGCGGTCAACCGGGACGCGATGACGGCGATGGGCGACCGGCTGCCGCTGGCGGGCACGTTCATCGTGCTGACGAGCTTGTTGTTGCTGTTCCTGTTCACCGGAAGCGTGCTGCTGCCGGTGAAGGCGCTGCTGCTCAACATGTTGTCGCTGACAGCGACCTTCGGTGCGATGGTGTGGATCTTTCAGGACGGTCACCTCGCCGGAGTGCTCGGCTTCACCCCCACCGGCAGCCTCAACCCGGCGATGCCGATCCTGATGTTCTGCTTGGCATTCGGGATGTCCATGGACTACGAGGTGTTCCTGCTTTCCCGGATCCGAGAGGAGTGGCTGGCCTCCGATCGCACTCCGGCGGCCAACACCCACGCCGTCGCCATGGGTATCGCGAGGACCGGGCGCATCTACACCTCGGCCGCCGGACTGATGGCGCTGGTCATCGGGGCAACAGCGACGTCGAAGGTGTCGTTCATGATCCTGTTCGGCATCGGCCTGTCGTTGGCCGTGATCATCGACGCGGTCGTCATCCGCACCGCGCTGGGGCCGGCGCTGATGCGGCTGATGAGCACGTTCAACTGGTGGGCACCCAGGCCCTTGGCGCGTCTGCACCGGCAGTTCGGTCTGGACGAAGCGCCCGGGTCCGACAGTGGCACACCGGTGGTGGCGCCCGGTGGCATCGTGGCGACGCCTGCCACCTCGTAAGACTGTCTTTACCGGAGGAAACCAGTGCTCGACATTTCATTCGCGGATCTTCTGTGTCAAAAATGGGACACTCTCTGCGCTGAATTCGGCATTCCCGCAACGGAATACACGCCGATAAACAGTCACATCCGGTCCCTGCTCGCCCCGTGGGGCAGCCGGCTCATCGAGGCGACTCCTCGATATCCGTCCTTCGTCTCGGGGGATGGATTCCCCGCCGAGATCTCGGTCAGCCTCTCCGCCGGCGTACCCGAGTTTCGGATTCTCTTCGAATCTCTCGGCGCCCCAGCGACATCCATGTCCTGCCGGCAGGCGGGCCTGGACCTGACCGAGCGACTGGCCGACGAACTCGGCGTGCATGTCGACTCCTTCGACCGGGTGAAGGATCTGTTTCTGCCCCGCGATCGCGACGGGGGACTGATCTGGCACTCGATCGCGTGGCGGCCTGGCAACACACCCGAGTACAAGGTGTACCTGGGAACGCAGGCATACGGGCCGGATGGGGCGTATGACGCAGTCGGGAAGGCTATGTCACGCCTGGGAATGTCCTCGGCCTGGGAAGCGACTCGCGACGGCATCGCGCGGCGCCGAGGATCAGTACCTGAGCTGGACTTCTTCGCGCTCGACCTGACCGAGCAGCCGACCGCGCGCGCCAAAGTGTATCTGCGGCACCACGGTATAACGGCGGACGACCTGAACAGGCTTGCCGGACTCGCATCCTCGCACCGATCGCCGAGTGCGATCGACGCGTACCGCACGATCGTGGGTGATCCGCAGCGGGTCCTGACCGATCATCCGTTGACCTGTCTGGCATTTCGACAAGACAGCGAGCAGGCCGCCGAGGCCACCACCTATCTTCGCCTCACCGGCGCGGCCGATTCCCACGCCGCAGCCTGCGGACTCGTCGAATCCCTGGTCGATCCCAACATCCTCGACCCGGCCCGATACCGGGCGGCGATCACGGCCTTGGCAACGGGTGGTGCACCCGGAGTGCAGGAATTGGTCGGGCTGCGAACGCGACACGATCAGCTGGACGTGACGGTCTACCTTCGCTTCGACGTCTACGGCCGCGCCGCGCCGCCTCCCGAAAAATGCTCCTGCGCTCGATGAATGACAGATGACGAGGAAGGCGACCGGAATGGTCGAGAATGTTGTGGTGGATCGCGAGTCCTTGCTGGTCGAGCTGGTCGACGAGACCGGAGTGACGATCGGCTCCTGCCCGGTATCGCGGGCGCATCATCCGCCGGGGCAGCCGCACCGCGCCTTCTCGGTGTTGTTGTTCGACACCGCGGGCCGGGTACTGCTCCAACGTCGCGCGGCGGTCAAGACTCGCTTCCCGTCCCGCTGGTCCAACGCCTGCTGCGGCCACCGGCACCGGAACAAACCGTCGCGCAGGGGGCGGGGATCCGCCTCGTGGACGAGCTCGGCATGCGGGTCGCGCTGAACGAGGTCGGTGTCTACCGCTATCGCGCCGTGGACCCGGCGACCGACCGCGTCGAAGACGAGTGGGACCACGTCCTCGTCGGAATGGTCACCGACCAGACGGTCCGGCCCAATCCGGCGGAAGTATCGGAATTCGCCTGGGTGGAGCTGAACGAGCTGCGTGCCGATCTGGTCGCCGCACCGCACCGGTACACCCCTTGGCTGGGCGGCGTCCTCTCCACAGCGCGGCCGTGAACCGACCGAGGATGATGCGATGAACGGCCCGGAGCCTTCGGTTCCGGGCCGCTCTTGCGTCACCGCGGTTTGTCGGTGGGTCGCCGTAGAGTTGCCCTCATGAGCGTTTCGATGTTTCGGCGCGCAGGACCCGATGAATTCGGTTGCGCTGCCGGTGGTTCGGATAGCACTGTGTTGGGCGTAGGTGATGCACGCGCAGGGTCATGGGGAGTGACCCTCCGGGGGGAAGGAAAAGATGTCATGAACCGCAAGACGATTCACGGGGGGCGTCGTGGCCCCAGGTTCGCGAAGAGCAGTTTCAGCTACGGTGGCGGCGATTGCGTCGAGGTCGCGTACCACGAAGGGCAGATCGCTGTGCGTGACTCCAAGGACCGGCACAGCCCCACGCTGTGGTTCACGAAGTCGGAGTGGCGAGCGTTCACCTCGGGGGTCCGAGCCGGCGAATTCGACTTCGCCGACTGATGGAAAGGTGGTGTCGCAGCGAATTCGCTGCGACACCACCACCCCCACGTGCGGCCGACCCCTCGACGGCCGCTGGAATCAGGTCAATGGGTTGCGATGCGGTGGATTTCGTCCCGAATCTCGGAGAGAAATCTGCGGGCATCGTTGTCGTGCAAGGCCATTCGACTCAAAGCCACCCAACGGCGGCGATGAGCCTCGACGAGTTCCGGTCCGCGTGTGACCATGCTTCCCGGGATCGGTTCCGCGGAGGCGAGCGCGTGGTCCTCGTTCTCGTAGATGACGAAGCCGTGCGGGATCGTGGTGCTCGCCTCGACGTCCTGCGGAATCACTCCGACGGCGACCGTATCGAGGGTCTCGATCGAGATGATCCGGTCCAGCTGGGCGAGCAGCACGCGATGCGGTCCGGGCCGAAAGCGCAGGGCCGCTTCGGTTATCAGGAACTCGAACCGCTTCGCCGGGTCGTACAGCACCCGCTGGCGATCCAGGCGCGCGGCGAGTGCGGCGGCCAGCGCGTCGGGCGCATAGGGCGGATCGAAGGTGGCGAACACCCGGCGGGCGTAGTCGGCGGTCTGGAGCAGGCCCGGCACCAGCGCGGGCTGGAAGTTCCGCACGATCTGTGCGTCCTCCTCGAATGCCCGTACGTCGTCCTGCAAATGCGGCCGCTCCGCCAGTGACGCCGCCCAGTCGTGCACCTCGGGTGTGTGCGCCGCCTCGGTGAGGGCGCGCAGCGCTTCCTCGCAATCCGCGTCGGCCCCAACCGCTTTCGCCC from Nocardia tengchongensis includes:
- a CDS encoding tryptophan dimethylallyltransferase family protein: MLDISFADLLCQKWDTLCAEFGIPATEYTPINSHIRSLLAPWGSRLIEATPRYPSFVSGDGFPAEISVSLSAGVPEFRILFESLGAPATSMSCRQAGLDLTERLADELGVHVDSFDRVKDLFLPRDRDGGLIWHSIAWRPGNTPEYKVYLGTQAYGPDGAYDAVGKAMSRLGMSSAWEATRDGIARRRGSVPELDFFALDLTEQPTARAKVYLRHHGITADDLNRLAGLASSHRSPSAIDAYRTIVGDPQRVLTDHPLTCLAFRQDSEQAAEATTYLRLTGAADSHAAACGLVESLVDPNILDPARYRAAITALATGGAPGVQELVGLRTRHDQLDVTVYLRFDVYGRAAPPPEKCSCAR
- a CDS encoding helix-turn-helix transcriptional regulator, yielding MNQPAADATAPNVAMAANSAVRQSRPRQQLAAELRRLRDMAGISGRELAKRVGISQSTLSRIESGRMVPPLPQVLDWAKAVGADADCEEALRALTEAAHTPEVHDWAASLAERPHLQDDVRAFEEDAQIVRNFQPALVPGLLQTADYARRVFATFDPPYAPDALAAALAARLDRQRVLYDPAKRFEFLITEAALRFRPGPHRVLLAQLDRIISIETLDTVAVGVIPQDVEASTTIPHGFVIYENEDHALASAEPIPGSMVTRGPELVEAHRRRWVALSRMALHDNDARRFLSEIRDEIHRIATH
- a CDS encoding NUDIX domain-containing protein, with translation MDELGMRVALNEVGVYRYRAVDPATDRVEDEWDHVLVGMVTDQTVRPNPAEVSEFAWVELNELRADLVAAPHRYTPWLGGVLSTARP
- a CDS encoding MMPL family transporter, which codes for MLSRVARFATGSPRVVIAVALLIMITCGGFGASVQSHLKFGGFLTTDAESAAAGRFIDDNFPGGNPNLVVLVHADGGVDGDAARAAGRRVLDTLSRHREVVGVQSYWTPVSPAFTASLRSKDSKSALVLGNIPGDETAAQIAGGTIESELNGTDENGVTVHAGGLPVSFSDIYGQTMHDTTRAEAIAIPVSLLVLILVFGSLVAASLPLAIGLFAMAAALGILRTLTLFTDISIYSMNMVSMLGLALAIDYSLLIVSRYREELGHGLETRSAIVRSIRTAGRTVVFSASTVACSLAALAVFPQYFLRSFAYAGVAVVIAAAAGAIVILPALLILLGDRVNSLDLRVLLLRRVGRVVSDPVPPQQSRWYRVVTAVMKRAAPVAIVVTAILLLLGAPFLGVRFGYPDDRTLPAQASARVVGDALRNDFDSRLASGAVIAVPGYQGSQPDIGAYAAGLSRTPGVAAVASSAGIYVNGSQAFVAPPGMAGPAGTFLSVRTNVDAYSSAGEDQLAALRAVPPPAPVRFGGNTAVNRDAMTAMGDRLPLAGTFIVLTSLLLLFLFTGSVLLPVKALLLNMLSLTATFGAMVWIFQDGHLAGVLGFTPTGSLNPAMPILMFCLAFGMSMDYEVFLLSRIREEWLASDRTPAANTHAVAMGIARTGRIYTSAAGLMALVIGATATSKVSFMILFGIGLSLAVIIDAVVIRTALGPALMRLMSTFNWWAPRPLARLHRQFGLDEAPGSDSGTPVVAPGGIVATPATS
- a CDS encoding DUF397 domain-containing protein, producing the protein MNRKTIHGGRRGPRFAKSSFSYGGGDCVEVAYHEGQIAVRDSKDRHSPTLWFTKSEWRAFTSGVRAGEFDFAD
- a CDS encoding NUDIX domain-containing protein, with translation MVENVVVDRESLLVELVDETGVTIGSCPVSRAHHPPGQPHRAFSVLLFDTAGRVLLQRRAAVKTRFPSRWSNACCGHRHRNKPSRRGRGSASWTSSACGSR